A single window of candidate division WOR-3 bacterium DNA harbors:
- a CDS encoding sigma-54 dependent transcriptional regulator → MHKILIVEDDNLLARTLKKLFNKRNLEAEIVNNGKEALKKLKENPEFSIILTDLVMPEMGGMELIEEVKKIFPEIEIIVMTGYGDIKTAVEAMKKGASDFLTKPFDKEELINIINKLIKKEIIEKDIKKKRVKEKIEVIGENIKFKRIVEKAKVSAKTDFPVLIIGESGTGKEVIARLIHENSKRSENIFLPINCSAIPSELIESELFGYKKGAFTGATRDFEGVFKAAEGGTVLLDEISEMPLNIQAKLLRVIETKKVKPLGYSNEIDVDVRIIATSNLSLKELLSGKMRHDLFYRFVIVIEIPPLRERKDDIPLLFDYFLTKYSEILGIKKPFVDKRVIEILSSYNFPGNVRELENISQRILTFYKENIGEDEILSVLKEIEETREIEREKIIKIIEECEGNKKKAAEILGISRSTLYRKLKELKIEN, encoded by the coding sequence ATGCATAAAATACTTATTGTTGAAGATGACAATTTACTTGCAAGAACTTTAAAGAAACTATTTAATAAAAGAAATTTAGAAGCTGAGATAGTTAATAATGGAAAGGAGGCTCTTAAAAAATTAAAGGAAAATCCTGAATTTTCAATTATTCTTACAGACCTTGTAATGCCTGAAATGGGTGGAATGGAACTAATTGAAGAAGTAAAAAAAATTTTCCCTGAAATAGAAATTATTGTTATGACTGGCTATGGTGATATAAAAACTGCTGTAGAAGCAATGAAAAAAGGTGCTTCCGATTTTCTCACAAAACCTTTTGATAAGGAAGAACTTATTAATATTATCAATAAACTTATTAAAAAAGAAATTATAGAAAAAGATATAAAAAAGAAAAGAGTTAAAGAGAAAATAGAAGTAATAGGAGAAAATATTAAATTCAAAAGAATAGTTGAAAAAGCTAAGGTCTCTGCAAAAACTGATTTTCCAGTTCTTATAATAGGAGAAAGTGGAACAGGAAAAGAAGTAATTGCAAGACTTATACATGAAAATTCAAAAAGGAGTGAAAATATTTTCCTCCCTATTAATTGTTCTGCTATACCTTCAGAACTTATAGAGTCAGAACTTTTTGGTTATAAAAAAGGAGCCTTTACAGGAGCTACAAGGGATTTTGAAGGGGTCTTTAAAGCAGCAGAAGGTGGAACGGTTCTTTTAGATGAAATTTCTGAAATGCCTTTAAATATACAGGCAAAGCTATTAAGAGTAATTGAGACAAAAAAGGTTAAACCTCTTGGATACTCAAATGAAATAGATGTTGATGTTAGAATAATAGCAACAAGCAATTTAAGTTTAAAAGAACTTCTATCAGGAAAAATGAGACATGACCTTTTTTACAGATTCGTTATAGTTATTGAAATTCCCCCTTTAAGGGAAAGAAAGGATGATATACCTTTATTATTTGATTACTTTCTAACAAAATATTCAGAAATCTTAGGAATAAAAAAACCCTTTGTGGATAAAAGGGTAATCGAAATTTTAAGTTCCTACAATTTTCCTGGAAATGTAAGAGAACTTGAAAATATAAGTCAAAGGATTTTAACTTTCTATAAAGAAAATATAGGGGAAGATGAAATCCTAAGCGTGCTTAAAGAAATTGAAGAAACAAGAGAAATTGAAAGGGAAAAGATTATTAAAATCATAGAGGAATGTGAAGGAAATAAGAAGAAAGCAGCAGAAATTCTTGGAATATCAAGATCAACTTTATATAGAAAACTAAAAGAATTAAAAATTGAAAATTAG